The Quercus robur chromosome 7, dhQueRobu3.1, whole genome shotgun sequence genome has a segment encoding these proteins:
- the LOC126691120 gene encoding DNA damage-repair/toleration protein DRT102-like, producing the protein MRGLRSRDNSHPSNTGGLRSRECEPCWCWWAGSSQSNESAKCAICCLVKNRKLNLIDIIPGGSIKILRETPTSAIVRFKAGSVEPAHHHTFGHDLVVMEGKKSVWNLSKKERYDLGVGDFLFTPVGGVHRVKYYEDTEFFIRWERKWDIFFDEDLETTKAAV; encoded by the coding sequence ATGCGGGGTCTCCGATCCAGAGATAATTCTCATCCATCCAATACTGGAGGTCTCCGATCCAGAGAATGCGAACCTTGTTGGTGCTGGTGGGCAGGTTCTTCTCAGTCTAATGAATCTGCAAAATGTGCTATTTGTTGTTTAGTGAAGAATAGGAAATTGAATCTGATCGATATAATCCCAGGTGGGTCTATAAAGATTTTGAGAGAGACTCCCACATCGGCTATTGTGAGGTTTAAAGCTGGGAGTGTGGAGCCGGCTCATCATCATACTTTTGGGCATGATTTGGTGGTGATGGAGGGGAAGAAAAGTGTGTGGAATTTGAGCAAAAAGGAGAGGTATGATTTGGGTGTTGGGGATTTTTTGTTTACTCCTGTTGGGGGTGTGCATAGAGTGAAGTATTATGAAGATACTGAGTTTTTCATCAGGTGGGAAAGGAAATGGGATATTTTCTTTGATGAGGATCTTGAGACTACTAAGGCTGCTGTTTAA